A window of Trueperaceae bacterium contains these coding sequences:
- a CDS encoding ThuA domain-containing protein has translation MRVTIFNEYLHELRSEAVKRVYPDGIHAVLAEALRRLAGADVTVATLRQPEHGLSAEVIDATDVLFWWGHMAHDEVADEVVDRVQRAVLGGMGFVALHSAHYSKPFRRLLGTTASLKWREADEKERLWNLQPAHPLTAGLPDHFELEREEMYGERFDVPDPDELLMLSWFQGGEVFRSLATWRRGHGTVVYFRPGHETYPTYHDANVQRVLANAATYAAARIRRPDAGSPETPALEPVPNPGKEAVLHATTRSQT, from the coding sequence ATGCGGGTCACGATATTCAACGAGTACCTTCACGAGCTGCGCAGCGAGGCCGTGAAGCGCGTGTACCCCGACGGGATCCACGCGGTGCTGGCTGAGGCGCTGAGGCGCCTCGCCGGGGCCGATGTCACCGTCGCAACGTTGCGGCAGCCGGAGCACGGCCTGAGCGCCGAGGTCATCGACGCCACCGACGTCCTCTTCTGGTGGGGGCACATGGCGCACGACGAGGTGGCCGACGAGGTCGTCGACCGCGTGCAGCGCGCCGTCCTGGGAGGGATGGGCTTCGTGGCGCTCCACTCGGCCCACTACTCGAAGCCGTTCCGGCGGCTGCTGGGCACCACCGCGTCGCTCAAGTGGCGCGAGGCCGACGAGAAGGAGCGCCTCTGGAACCTGCAGCCGGCCCACCCGCTGACGGCGGGGCTCCCCGACCACTTCGAGCTCGAGCGCGAGGAGATGTACGGCGAGCGGTTCGACGTGCCCGACCCCGACGAGCTGCTCATGCTCTCCTGGTTCCAAGGTGGCGAGGTGTTCCGCAGCCTGGCCACGTGGCGGCGCGGGCACGGCACGGTCGTCTACTTCCGCCCCGGCCACGAGACCTACCCGACCTACCACGACGCCAACGTCCAGCGCGTCCTCGCCAACGCGGCCACCTACGCAGCGGCGCGCATCAGGCGGCCCGACGCGGGCAGCCCCGAGACGCCCGCGTTGGAGCCCGTGCCGAACCCCGGCAAGGAGGCCGTGCTGCACGCCACCACGCGCTCCCAAACGTGA
- the ilvD gene encoding dihydroxy-acid dehydratase — protein MPTGKNQPPHQRHSAATTQGDQRAPNRAMLRAVGFTDADFDKPIIGIANGHSTITPCNSGLGDLSLAAEAAIRAAGGMPQLFGTITISDGISMGTEGMKCSLVSREVIADSIETVGRGQSMDGMLAVGGCDKNMPGALIALARLDIPSIFVYGGTIKPGHHDGQDLTIVSVFEAVGAHAAGRMDLPTFQAIERSACPGPGSCGGMYTANTMSSAIEAMGMSLPYSSTMAAVDDEKRVSAEESGRALVELIRKNITPRQIMTKEAFENAIRVIMAVGGSTNAVLHLLAIAHAMDVPLTIDDFEELRRTTPVLCDLKPSGRYVATDLNDVGGIPLVMRMLLDAGLLHGDCLTCTGKTVAENLADVSGTPPAGQDVVHGFDRPLYPHGHLNILRGNLAPEGAVAKTTGLSHTRISGPARIYESEEECLAAILSDQIRAGDVIVIRYEGPKGGPGMREMLSPTSAIIGRGLGDSVGLITDGRFSGGTYGFVVGHVAPEAAVGGPIALVHEGDTITIDSEHNLIQLEVADDELARRRAAWTPPAPRYQRGVLAKYAKQVSSASVGAVTD, from the coding sequence ATGCCGACCGGGAAGAACCAGCCACCCCACCAACGCCACAGCGCGGCCACCACTCAAGGTGACCAGCGCGCGCCGAACCGCGCCATGCTGCGCGCCGTCGGGTTCACGGACGCCGACTTCGACAAGCCGATCATCGGGATAGCCAACGGCCACAGCACCATCACCCCCTGCAACTCGGGCCTCGGCGACCTGTCGCTGGCGGCGGAGGCCGCCATCCGCGCGGCCGGCGGCATGCCCCAGCTGTTCGGCACCATCACCATCTCCGACGGGATCTCGATGGGCACCGAGGGCATGAAGTGCTCGCTGGTGTCGCGCGAGGTCATCGCCGACAGCATCGAGACGGTCGGGCGGGGCCAGAGCATGGACGGCATGCTGGCGGTGGGCGGCTGCGACAAGAACATGCCGGGCGCCCTCATCGCCCTGGCACGCCTCGACATCCCCAGCATCTTCGTCTACGGCGGCACCATCAAGCCGGGCCACCACGACGGTCAGGACCTCACGATCGTCAGCGTCTTCGAGGCGGTGGGCGCGCACGCCGCCGGCCGTATGGACCTGCCGACCTTCCAGGCCATCGAGCGCTCCGCCTGCCCCGGCCCCGGCTCGTGCGGCGGCATGTACACCGCCAACACCATGTCGTCGGCCATCGAGGCCATGGGCATGAGCCTGCCGTACTCGAGCACCATGGCGGCGGTCGACGACGAGAAGCGCGTGAGCGCCGAGGAGAGCGGCCGGGCGCTCGTCGAGCTGATCCGCAAGAACATCACGCCCCGCCAGATCATGACCAAGGAGGCGTTCGAGAACGCCATCCGCGTCATCATGGCGGTGGGGGGCAGCACCAACGCCGTCCTGCACCTCCTCGCCATCGCCCACGCCATGGACGTGCCGCTCACCATCGACGACTTCGAGGAGCTCAGGCGCACCACGCCGGTGCTCTGCGACCTGAAGCCGTCGGGGCGCTACGTGGCCACGGACCTCAACGACGTGGGCGGCATCCCGCTCGTCATGCGCATGCTCCTCGACGCCGGGTTGCTGCACGGCGACTGCCTCACCTGCACCGGCAAGACGGTGGCCGAGAACCTCGCCGACGTGTCGGGCACGCCGCCGGCGGGCCAGGACGTCGTGCACGGCTTCGACCGGCCGCTCTACCCGCACGGGCACCTGAACATCCTGCGCGGCAACCTCGCGCCCGAGGGCGCCGTCGCCAAGACCACCGGCCTGAGCCACACGCGCATCAGCGGGCCCGCTCGCATCTACGAGAGCGAGGAGGAGTGCCTCGCCGCCATCCTTAGCGACCAGATCAGGGCCGGCGACGTCATCGTGATCCGCTACGAGGGACCCAAGGGCGGACCCGGCATGCGGGAGATGCTCTCCCCCACCAGCGCCATCATCGGCCGCGGCCTGGGCGACTCGGTCGGCCTGATCACCGACGGGCGCTTCTCGGGCGGCACCTACGGCTTCGTGGTCGGTCACGTGGCGCCGGAGGCGGCCGTGGGTGGACCCATCGCCCTGGTCCACGAGGGCGACACCATCACCATCGACTCGGAGCACAACCTGATCCAGCTCGAGGTCGCCGACGACGAGCTGGCGCGGCGCCGCGCCGCCTGGACGCCGCCGGCGCCCCGCTACCAGCGCGGCGTGCTCGCGAAGTACGCCAAGCAGGTGTCGAGCGCCTCGGTGGGCGCCGTCACCGACTGA
- the leuD gene encoding 3-isopropylmalate dehydratase small subunit — MALAKITEARGTAVTLPADDIDTDRIIPARFLKAVTFDGMGEALFIDERFAEDGSSKHHPLDDPRFAGASIMITGENFGCGSSREHAPQAIQRAGFVGIVAGSFAEIFFGNATTLGLVCAVVDEAGREELAAAVSADPTTEVVIDLVAQEVRAAGRTYPARFRESAREALLTGYWDPIGELLEGVEAVKATARALGHGERVAR, encoded by the coding sequence ATGGCTCTCGCCAAGATCACCGAGGCGCGCGGCACCGCCGTGACGCTGCCGGCCGACGACATCGACACCGACCGCATCATCCCGGCCCGCTTCCTCAAGGCCGTCACCTTCGACGGCATGGGTGAGGCGCTGTTCATCGACGAGCGTTTCGCCGAGGACGGCAGCAGCAAGCACCACCCCCTCGACGACCCCCGCTTCGCGGGCGCGAGCATCATGATCACGGGCGAGAACTTCGGGTGCGGCTCCAGCCGCGAGCACGCCCCGCAGGCCATCCAGCGCGCGGGCTTCGTGGGCATCGTGGCGGGCTCGTTCGCGGAGATCTTCTTCGGTAACGCCACCACCCTGGGGCTGGTCTGCGCCGTGGTCGACGAGGCGGGGCGCGAGGAGTTGGCAGCCGCGGTCTCCGCCGACCCGACCACCGAGGTCGTCATCGACTTGGTCGCGCAGGAGGTGCGCGCCGCCGGCCGCACCTACCCGGCACGGTTCCGGGAGTCGGCCCGCGAGGCGCTGCTGACCGGCTACTGGGATCCCATCGGCGAGCTGCTGGAGGGCGTCGAGGCCGTCAAGGCCACGGCGCGCGCCCTCGGGCACGGGGAGAGGGTGGCGCGGTGA
- the leuC gene encoding 3-isopropylmalate dehydratase large subunit — translation MSQPRSLFDKVWESHTVGRLRNGQDQFFIDTHLIHEVTSPQAFGMLKDLGVSVLMPERTFATVDHIVPTHTRVEPFADPLAAAMIAELRKNTAANDITFFDVGGGKQGIVHMVGPEQGITQPGTTIACGDSHTSTHGAFGAIAFGIGTSQVRDVLATQTLAMSKPKLRRVEVNGALPPGVYAKDVILHIIRTLGVKGGIGYAYEYAGTTFDAMSMEERMTVCNMSIEGGARCGYVNPDDTTFAYLEGRPYSPVGAEWDAAVARWRALASEPGCRYDDVVVFDAADVPPTVTWGLNPGQAIAIDELVPTVDGSPEHDRAAVAEALAHMKLTGGAPIKGTKVDVAFFGSCTNARVSDFALVAEAIAGHKVHPSVKAIAVPGSHLVKLECERLGIDKVLKEAGFEWREAGCSMCLAMNPDKLEGDQLCASSSNRNFKGRQGSPSGRTVLMSPVMVAAAAVTGVVADAREVFGARKGVA, via the coding sequence ATGAGTCAACCCAGGAGCCTGTTCGACAAGGTGTGGGAGTCCCACACGGTGGGCCGGTTGCGCAACGGCCAGGACCAGTTCTTCATCGACACCCACCTCATCCACGAGGTCACGAGCCCCCAGGCGTTCGGGATGCTCAAGGACCTCGGCGTCAGCGTCCTCATGCCGGAGCGGACCTTCGCGACGGTCGACCACATCGTCCCCACCCACACGCGCGTCGAGCCGTTCGCCGACCCGTTGGCGGCGGCCATGATCGCGGAACTCCGCAAGAACACCGCCGCCAACGACATCACGTTCTTCGACGTGGGCGGCGGCAAGCAGGGGATCGTCCACATGGTGGGTCCCGAGCAGGGCATCACGCAGCCGGGCACGACCATCGCCTGCGGCGACTCCCACACGAGCACCCACGGCGCGTTCGGCGCCATCGCCTTCGGCATCGGCACCTCGCAGGTGCGCGACGTGCTCGCGACCCAGACCCTCGCGATGAGCAAACCGAAGCTGAGGCGCGTCGAGGTGAACGGCGCCCTCCCACCCGGCGTCTACGCCAAGGACGTGATCTTGCACATCATCCGCACGCTGGGCGTCAAGGGGGGCATCGGCTACGCGTACGAGTACGCCGGCACGACCTTCGACGCCATGAGCATGGAGGAGCGCATGACGGTGTGCAACATGTCGATCGAGGGCGGCGCGCGCTGCGGCTACGTGAACCCGGACGACACGACGTTCGCCTACCTCGAGGGGCGCCCGTACTCGCCGGTGGGCGCCGAGTGGGACGCGGCGGTCGCTCGGTGGCGCGCGCTGGCCTCCGAACCGGGCTGCCGTTACGACGACGTGGTCGTCTTCGACGCCGCCGACGTGCCACCGACCGTCACCTGGGGCCTCAACCCCGGCCAGGCCATAGCCATCGACGAGCTCGTGCCCACCGTCGACGGGTCGCCGGAACACGACCGGGCCGCCGTGGCGGAGGCACTCGCGCACATGAAGCTGACGGGTGGCGCGCCCATCAAGGGCACCAAGGTCGACGTCGCCTTCTTCGGCTCGTGCACCAACGCGCGCGTGTCCGACTTCGCCCTCGTCGCCGAGGCGATCGCCGGGCACAAGGTGCACCCGAGCGTCAAGGCCATCGCGGTGCCCGGCTCGCACCTGGTGAAGCTCGAGTGCGAGCGGCTCGGCATCGACAAGGTGCTGAAGGAGGCCGGCTTCGAGTGGCGCGAGGCGGGCTGCAGCATGTGCCTCGCCATGAACCCGGACAAGCTCGAGGGGGACCAGCTTTGCGCCTCCTCCAGCAACCGCAACTTCAAGGGGCGCCAGGGCTCGCCGAGCGGGCGCACCGTGCTCATGAGTCCCGTCATGGTGGCCGCCGCCGCCGTGACGGGCGTGGTGGCCGACGCCCGCGAGGTGTTCGGCGCCAGGAAGGGGGTGGCCTGA
- a CDS encoding PadR family transcriptional regulator: protein MSVKYGLLGILARRSQHGYELRRTFERATGGFWRLNPGQIYQSLDALEAEGLVSHQVEAHDSAPDRKVYAVTEPGRRALAAWLEGGEARVRPLRDELFVRLAVMTDRPLEESLALVAAHRRSYSRHLRELTRARNDLAEVAPGAEQTPPDRGAEMETLLLDAAIFHCEADLRWLDHCETTLMAARRGEAS, encoded by the coding sequence ATGTCGGTCAAGTACGGGCTGCTGGGCATCCTTGCTCGCCGCTCGCAGCACGGCTACGAGCTCAGGCGCACGTTCGAGCGGGCGACGGGCGGCTTCTGGCGCCTCAACCCTGGGCAGATCTACCAGTCGCTCGACGCGCTCGAGGCCGAGGGGCTCGTGAGCCATCAGGTCGAGGCGCACGACTCCGCCCCCGACCGCAAGGTCTACGCGGTGACCGAGCCCGGCCGCCGCGCGCTGGCGGCGTGGCTCGAGGGCGGGGAGGCGCGCGTCAGGCCCCTCCGCGACGAGCTCTTCGTGCGCCTCGCCGTCATGACCGACCGGCCGCTGGAGGAGTCGCTGGCGCTCGTCGCGGCGCACAGGCGCAGCTACTCGCGCCACCTGCGCGAGCTGACGCGCGCCAGGAACGACCTGGCCGAGGTGGCGCCCGGGGCGGAGCAGACGCCGCCGGACCGCGGCGCCGAGATGGAGACCCTGCTGCTCGACGCGGCCATCTTCCACTGCGAGGCCGACCTGCGGTGGTTGGACCACTGTGAGACGACCCTCATGGCGGCCCGGCGGGGAGAGGCGAGTTGA
- the tadA gene encoding Flp pilus assembly complex ATPase component TadA: protein MAVLSIGDKRLGAVLLERGFVTDDALQQAIARHAEVGGRLADILVNLGILSEQRIARAVEESIGIPLVNLPRVDIMADSLAKVPAELAAELRAVPFAIDQDRLRVAFVDPLDALAIEEVEDASGCLVEPYLALQKEMQWALATYYPELGLEPPVDLEIDPSQRLGNLAVSAGFLTAAQLNEAIEEQQRTGGLLGRILVAHSHLSEEQLTRLLAEQYGLPFVAELSDEPATEKLAANLLRLDAVQFSAVPYRMDGSTLVMAIADPRRMADVESIVPGEVSFVATPGPEVQARIDEMYAQDQGRLGETLLQNRRLKREQLRRALEEQARLGRIKPLGEILVDLGYVTQSDVDEALNKQRSGGGRLEDTLVQSGKISPDMLARSLAMQLGFEFIEENTRIDPYAVSLVPEPTARRYSAMPVRLDGDVLVVAMKDPRHVFALDDIHLITGREIRPAVATEESLTRMLNRFYREGTDMEELAKAVVEEVGAGAAQESEDTSAIDDNALVKVVNNIIREAIINDISDIHIEPRPDKVIVRVRKDGTLREYMTMPKVTAPALSSRIKIMGGLNIAERRLPQDGRVRFRDKNVEVDLRLSTLPTVYGEKSVMRLLRKATDIPEIEQLGFADYNYQRFTDVIQKPYGMFLITGPTGSGKSFTTFSILKRLATPEVNVTTIEDPVEYEIPGINQTQVNVKAGLDFARALRSFLRQDPDIIMVGEIRDHETAKISMEAALTGHLLIATLHTNDSAGAITRLQEMGIEPFNVSASLIGVLAQRLVRRVCRECKVASTPDPEVLRRLGLTERETAGKSLFRGVGCEKCGGSGYNGRYAIHELLVVDDEIEKAIVQEASTFELRELAIKRGMKSLRDDGINKAFQGITTLEEVLARTAE from the coding sequence GTGGCCGTCCTATCGATCGGCGACAAGAGGCTCGGGGCAGTGCTGCTCGAGCGCGGCTTCGTCACCGACGACGCATTGCAGCAAGCCATCGCGCGCCACGCGGAGGTGGGGGGTCGGCTCGCCGACATCCTCGTCAACCTCGGCATCCTCTCCGAGCAGCGCATCGCGCGGGCCGTGGAGGAGTCGATCGGCATCCCGCTCGTCAACCTGCCGCGCGTCGACATCATGGCCGACTCCCTGGCGAAGGTGCCGGCCGAGCTGGCCGCTGAGTTGCGCGCCGTGCCGTTCGCCATCGACCAGGACCGCCTCCGTGTCGCGTTCGTCGACCCGCTCGACGCGCTCGCCATCGAGGAGGTGGAGGACGCCTCCGGTTGCCTCGTCGAGCCGTACCTCGCGCTGCAGAAGGAGATGCAGTGGGCGCTGGCCACCTACTACCCGGAGCTGGGGCTCGAGCCGCCCGTCGACCTCGAGATCGACCCGTCGCAGCGCCTCGGCAACCTGGCGGTGAGCGCCGGCTTCCTGACGGCCGCGCAACTGAACGAGGCCATCGAGGAGCAGCAGCGCACCGGCGGCCTGTTGGGCCGCATCCTGGTGGCGCACTCGCACCTGAGTGAGGAGCAGCTCACGCGGCTCCTCGCCGAACAGTACGGGCTGCCGTTCGTGGCCGAGCTCTCCGACGAGCCGGCGACGGAGAAGCTGGCGGCCAACCTGCTCAGGCTCGACGCCGTGCAGTTCTCGGCCGTGCCGTACCGCATGGACGGCTCGACGCTCGTGATGGCCATCGCCGACCCGCGCCGCATGGCCGACGTCGAGTCGATCGTGCCCGGCGAGGTGTCGTTCGTGGCGACCCCCGGACCCGAGGTGCAGGCGCGCATCGACGAGATGTACGCCCAGGACCAGGGCAGGTTGGGCGAGACGCTGCTCCAGAACCGCCGCCTCAAGCGGGAGCAGCTGAGGCGGGCGCTGGAGGAGCAGGCGCGGCTCGGACGCATCAAGCCGCTCGGTGAGATCCTCGTGGACCTCGGCTACGTCACGCAGTCGGACGTGGACGAGGCGCTCAACAAGCAGCGCTCCGGTGGGGGACGCCTCGAGGACACCCTCGTGCAGTCGGGCAAGATCAGCCCCGACATGCTGGCGCGCAGCCTCGCCATGCAGCTCGGCTTCGAGTTCATCGAGGAGAACACGCGCATCGACCCTTACGCGGTGAGCCTCGTGCCCGAGCCGACGGCCAGGCGCTACTCGGCCATGCCCGTGCGCCTCGACGGCGACGTGCTCGTCGTGGCCATGAAGGACCCGCGGCACGTGTTCGCCCTCGACGACATCCACCTGATCACGGGCCGCGAGATCCGCCCGGCCGTGGCCACCGAGGAGTCCCTCACGCGCATGCTCAACCGGTTCTACCGGGAGGGCACCGACATGGAGGAGCTCGCCAAGGCGGTGGTCGAGGAGGTCGGCGCCGGGGCGGCGCAGGAGTCGGAAGACACGAGCGCCATCGACGACAACGCGCTCGTCAAGGTCGTCAACAACATCATCCGCGAAGCGATCATCAACGACATCTCCGACATCCACATCGAGCCGCGCCCCGACAAGGTCATCGTGCGCGTGCGCAAGGACGGCACCCTGCGCGAGTACATGACCATGCCGAAGGTGACCGCGCCGGCGCTGTCGTCGCGCATCAAGATCATGGGCGGGCTGAACATCGCGGAGCGGCGCCTGCCGCAGGACGGGCGCGTCAGGTTCCGCGACAAGAACGTCGAGGTCGACCTGCGCCTCTCCACCCTGCCCACCGTGTACGGCGAGAAGTCGGTCATGCGCCTCCTGCGCAAGGCGACCGACATCCCCGAGATCGAGCAGCTCGGCTTCGCGGACTACAACTACCAGCGCTTCACGGACGTCATCCAGAAGCCGTACGGCATGTTCCTCATCACGGGCCCCACGGGTTCGGGCAAGTCGTTCACGACCTTCTCCATCCTCAAGCGGCTGGCCACGCCGGAGGTGAACGTCACCACCATCGAGGACCCCGTCGAGTACGAGATCCCCGGCATCAACCAGACGCAGGTGAACGTCAAGGCGGGCCTCGACTTCGCGCGGGCGCTGCGCTCGTTCCTGCGCCAGGACCCGGACATCATCATGGTCGGCGAGATCCGCGACCACGAGACGGCCAAGATCTCGATGGAGGCCGCCCTCACGGGTCACCTGCTCATCGCCACGCTGCACACCAACGACTCCGCCGGCGCCATCACGCGCCTGCAGGAGATGGGCATCGAGCCGTTCAACGTGTCGGCGTCGCTCATCGGCGTCTTGGCGCAGCGCCTCGTCAGGCGCGTGTGCCGCGAGTGCAAGGTGGCGTCGACGCCGGACCCCGAGGTGCTCAGGCGGCTGGGTCTCACCGAGCGCGAGACGGCCGGCAAGAGCCTCTTCCGCGGCGTGGGGTGCGAGAAGTGCGGCGGCAGCGGCTACAACGGTCGTTACGCCATCCACGAGCTGCTGGTGGTCGACGACGAGATCGAGAAGGCGATCGTGCAGGAGGCGTCCACCTTCGAACTGCGCGAGTTGGCCATCAAGCGCGGCATGAAGTCGCTGCGCGACGACGGCATCAACAAGGCGTTCCAGGGGATCACCACGCTCGAAGAGGTGCTGGCCCGCACCGCCGAGTGA
- a CDS encoding type IV pilus twitching motility protein PilT, with protein sequence MADQIRSTQIQADIVDLLKLAIERRASDLLLTVGLPPMLRLDGEWRPTEYEVLTATMTRRLMYALMDEKKQRNFEERKDLDFSFSLSGHGRFRVNVFMQRGSVGGVMRTIADEVLTFSDLGLPQEVAEVARYPRGLVLVTGPTGSGKSTTLATMLDLINTEYAKHIVTIEDPIEFFHRHKTSIVNQREVGEDTAGFQAALRSVLRQAPDVILVGEMRDFETIGAAVTAAETGHLVMGTLHTNTASEAIDRIIDVFPEAQQAQVRVQLANNLQAILTQQLIPRASGDGRVLAYEFLLATAAVRNLIREGKTHQIPAQIQMGGQAGMVTMDASLAELHLRRAISFEQGLARAVDQKEFERLVSTGGHAQGAVAPSGPRAATPPTPPAGGRGAPPQLGRSGRG encoded by the coding sequence ATGGCAGACCAGATCCGTTCCACGCAGATCCAAGCGGACATTGTCGACCTGCTCAAGCTGGCCATCGAGCGGCGCGCCTCCGACCTGCTCCTCACCGTCGGCTTGCCCCCGATGCTGCGCCTCGACGGCGAGTGGCGCCCCACCGAGTACGAGGTGCTCACCGCCACAATGACGCGGCGCCTCATGTACGCGCTCATGGACGAGAAGAAGCAGCGGAACTTCGAGGAGCGCAAGGACCTCGACTTCTCCTTCAGCCTCTCCGGCCACGGGCGCTTCCGCGTCAACGTCTTCATGCAGCGCGGCTCGGTCGGCGGCGTCATGCGCACCATCGCCGACGAGGTGCTCACCTTCTCTGACCTCGGGTTGCCGCAGGAGGTGGCCGAGGTGGCCCGCTACCCGCGCGGGCTCGTGCTGGTGACGGGCCCAACGGGCTCCGGCAAGTCGACCACTCTCGCCACCATGCTGGACCTCATCAACACGGAGTACGCCAAGCACATCGTCACCATCGAGGACCCCATCGAGTTCTTCCACCGGCACAAGACCTCGATCGTGAACCAGCGCGAGGTGGGCGAGGACACCGCCGGCTTCCAGGCCGCGCTGCGCAGCGTGCTGCGTCAGGCCCCCGACGTCATCCTCGTGGGCGAGATGCGCGACTTCGAGACGATCGGCGCCGCCGTGACGGCCGCCGAGACCGGTCACCTCGTGATGGGCACCCTCCACACCAACACGGCGTCCGAGGCCATCGATCGCATCATCGACGTCTTCCCAGAGGCGCAGCAGGCGCAGGTGCGCGTGCAGCTCGCCAACAACCTGCAGGCCATCCTGACGCAGCAGCTCATCCCGCGCGCCAGCGGCGACGGCCGCGTGCTCGCCTACGAGTTCCTCCTGGCCACGGCGGCGGTGCGGAACCTGATCCGCGAGGGCAAGACGCACCAGATCCCGGCCCAGATCCAGATGGGCGGGCAGGCGGGCATGGTGACCATGGACGCCAGCCTCGCGGAACTCCACCTGCGGCGCGCCATCAGCTTCGAGCAGGGCCTGGCCCGCGCCGTCGACCAGAAGGAGTTCGAGCGCCTCGTCAGCACGGGCGGCCACGCGCAAGGCGCGGTGGCGCCCTCGGGCCCGCGAGCGGCCACGCCGCCCACGCCGCCCGCCGGCGGGCGCGGCGCGCCGCCCCAACTGGGCCGCAGCGGCCGCGGTTGA
- a CDS encoding ABC transporter ATP-binding protein codes for MTRPHLPPRPGAHVAPAPAVRLEGVSAAGNGAGGPGITLALRPGEFVAVTGLPGAGKSALLRLIAGLERPASGTVSVAGVAVGALRGAAVARFRFAHLGIALPDMPLVDALDLRENVALPLLLAGAPRGVALERAAEVLRLAGVTGAAQTLAPEEATAGARQLARVARACVTSAQVLLLDEPTEGLEPAAAEGVLRWLRRLASVEGRTVVVATSRVAVAAHADREVRLRSGALEAA; via the coding sequence TTGACCCGCCCCCACCTCCCGCCGCGTCCGGGCGCCCACGTCGCCCCCGCCCCGGCGGTGCGGCTCGAGGGGGTGAGCGCCGCCGGCAACGGCGCCGGCGGGCCCGGCATCACCCTGGCGCTCCGGCCGGGCGAGTTCGTGGCCGTGACGGGCCTGCCCGGGGCGGGGAAGAGCGCGCTGCTGCGGCTCATCGCCGGGCTCGAGCGACCGGCGAGCGGGACGGTGAGCGTGGCCGGCGTGGCCGTGGGTGCGCTGCGTGGCGCGGCCGTCGCGCGTTTCCGCTTCGCGCACCTGGGGATCGCGCTGCCCGACATGCCGCTCGTCGACGCGCTCGACCTGCGCGAGAACGTGGCGTTGCCGCTGCTGCTCGCCGGCGCTCCCCGCGGTGTCGCCCTCGAGCGCGCCGCGGAGGTGCTGCGGCTGGCCGGCGTGACCGGCGCGGCGCAGACCCTCGCGCCCGAGGAGGCGACCGCCGGGGCGCGTCAGCTCGCGCGCGTGGCGCGGGCCTGCGTCACCAGCGCCCAGGTGCTGCTGCTCGACGAGCCGACGGAGGGGCTCGAGCCGGCGGCGGCCGAGGGCGTGTTGCGGTGGCTGCGGCGGCTGGCGTCCGTCGAGGGGCGCACGGTGGTGGTCGCCACCTCGCGGGTGGCGGTCGCCGCTCACGCCGACCGCGAGGTCCGGCTGCGGTCCGGGGCGCTGGAGGCGGCGTGA
- the leuB gene encoding 3-isopropylmalate dehydrogenase — protein sequence MSYKIAVLPGDFIGPEVIDATLVALEALGARHGLEFEFERLPFGGSAIESHGEPLPQVTRAAAAAADAVLMGSAGGPVGDHPWNRLPREKRVESGILALRRHLEVFANLRPVRVFDGLERLSPLRPERARGTDLLIIRELTGGIYFGKPAYVEADRGVSTMVYERHEVERIARVAFETARKRRGHVTNVDKANVLDVSQFWRDVVVDLHAREFPEVGLDHLYVDNAAMQIVRDPRAFDVLVMGNLFGDILSDLAAVIPGSLGLLPSASLGGAVGLYEPVHGSAPDIAGKGIANPVGTMLSAAMMLRFGLGEPDAADALEAAVQAALADDPTTDLGGSRTTAAFTAAVVAGLAAPRRAAQAGGAAAPR from the coding sequence GTGAGCTACAAGATCGCGGTCCTGCCGGGCGACTTCATCGGGCCCGAGGTGATAGACGCCACGCTCGTGGCGCTCGAGGCGCTGGGCGCGAGGCACGGCCTCGAGTTCGAGTTCGAGCGCCTGCCATTCGGCGGCAGCGCCATCGAGAGCCACGGCGAACCACTGCCGCAGGTCACGCGCGCCGCGGCGGCGGCGGCCGACGCGGTGCTCATGGGCTCGGCCGGCGGCCCGGTCGGCGATCACCCCTGGAACAGGCTCCCGCGCGAGAAGCGCGTCGAGTCGGGCATCCTCGCCCTGCGGCGCCACCTCGAGGTGTTCGCCAACCTCCGGCCGGTCCGGGTGTTCGACGGCCTGGAACGCCTCTCGCCCCTCCGTCCGGAGCGGGCGCGCGGCACGGACCTCCTCATCATCCGCGAGCTGACCGGCGGCATCTACTTCGGCAAGCCCGCCTACGTCGAGGCGGACCGCGGCGTGAGCACAATGGTGTACGAGCGCCACGAGGTCGAGCGCATCGCGCGGGTGGCGTTCGAGACGGCGCGGAAGCGCCGCGGCCACGTGACTAACGTGGACAAGGCGAACGTGCTCGACGTGTCGCAGTTCTGGCGCGACGTCGTGGTTGATCTGCACGCGCGGGAGTTCCCCGAGGTCGGGCTCGATCATCTCTACGTCGACAACGCCGCCATGCAGATCGTGCGCGACCCGCGGGCCTTCGACGTGCTCGTCATGGGCAACCTGTTCGGCGACATCCTCTCGGACCTTGCCGCCGTCATCCCCGGCTCGCTCGGGCTGCTCCCCTCCGCCAGCCTGGGCGGCGCCGTCGGGCTCTACGAGCCCGTTCACGGCAGCGCCCCGGACATCGCCGGCAAGGGGATAGCCAACCCGGTGGGCACGATGCTGTCGGCGGCGATGATGCTGCGCTTCGGGCTGGGCGAGCCCGACGCCGCCGACGCGCTGGAGGCGGCCGTGCAGGCGGCGCTGGCGGACGACCCGACCACCGACCTGGGCGGCAGCCGCACCACGGCCGCCTTCACGGCAGCGGTGGTGGCAGGGCTGGCGGCTCCTCGGCGGGCGGCTCAGGCCGGGGGCGCGGCGGCACCCAGGTAA